Part of the Carassius carassius chromosome 20, fCarCar2.1, whole genome shotgun sequence genome, GATCTAGTATCGTGCAGGTCACACAAGCTGTATAATTATACTTCTGTTGAAAACCTGAAAGGATTATTTGCATGCATTAGCACTGCTTGAGTGCAACCAATCTGACCCACTCTGGGAGTATTCAAAGTAATTGCAATTGAGGTTAAACcccttttttcccttcttttttaCCGTAACGGCAAAACTAGCTCGAAATGTTCACATACTAAAACCGTGATCTTTCACAGGCGACAGGACGCCATCTATGTGTTCCTTTCTGGAAAACTTGAAGCACGCGCGCCTCTGTCTGAACTTCCTCCTCTCGTGGCCTAAGACTGCAGCTTATCTCAAGACTGATCAGACCGAGGCCGAGCTCTGGAACAATCCCGGGCTTATTAATAATCTAGGGAGGGCATCCATGCATCTCAAgcaatgataaaatataaaaacacaatgcgTGGATATTGCACAATTCGTTATTGCTGAATAATGCGAAGGGAAATGTGTGATTTAATCAAAGCCAGACCCGTTTACATTCAATTGAAGTCGTCGAAATGTACAGAAAACCTGCTTTGCGGGTTCGGCCATACAGCGGTTGCACTTTAACTAGGGTCGTTAGATAAGCATAATGTGTTTGATTGTGATATGAGTAATGAAGTCTCGAGGCCGTGGCCACAGCCCTGAGCATTCATCCCGGCCTCGATCCATTCAGCAGACACACTTAAGTTCAATCCGTCCTCTCGCTTTTATGGGAAAAATATGAGACTCGGATGTACCTTCGAGGCTTTACAAGTGATAAAACGCTAACgctaattaatttaattgtaagaTGTATGCTTGAAACGGTTATTTCGCGCTGGGCACGAGACCGGCTCCCCGTGCACGCGTGCTAAAGAGGACTAGCTTGCTAACACCCGAATCTCTCCGCTCGCATAAACACACAAATTACACCCCGTATTCAATGGAAACGAAGCTTTAACCGCACCGCGGGTGCTAATCTAGTAAAATCTTACCGTTATACCGCTAAAAGTACCACCTTCTGACGATGCCCAAACGTATTTGGCGTCCGAGTAGCCAACAATGGCGGTATCCTGGCAGCTGCCGTCGGCCATCAGGTTATCCACGTAGCTTTGCCAAGACATTTTTCTGTGATTTGAAAGGTTATAAAGGACGAGCTGCAGCCAGTGGAGTGGATTTAACGCTACAAGTGCTAAAGGTTGCGCGGATGGAGGGATTTGGCGTGTCCTGTGCTGTCTGGCTCGCTGAGGCTCGTCAGAAATCTCAGCTCTGGAAGGAAAGAAAGCCGACGGACTGAGACCTGAGACAGCGCCTGGGTGTAGTCCCGCGCTATATCCCTCCGCGCAGACGACTTACCGCCGCCACTGCGACGCTGCACGAAAATAGTCCCTCTGCTGTCAAAGCGCCAGCTCGAGCTCATTATCACTACTTTAACAACACTTAGTTTCTAAGGTAAAATTTGCAAATCGCTTAAAtgtatagttcatccaaaaaagaagaagaagaaaaaaaaatagttcatcatttactcaccctcatgctttccaaacctgtatgacacaCAAATAACGATATTTATTGGTATGTTTGTAACCAAATAATTTTGGTTACAGACTTCAAATACGGGTTATTATAGTTTAGAACTAAATAAATGTTCGTTACTTGAAATGAAATACGTtaactcaaataaaatatatatttaaaaaaacatatttttgttaatcTAATCGTCACAAcaacaacatttctcattttcatttagtttagctTGACGTATaaatatatagacatatttaaaaaacaactaatgaaaatggaaaaaaaaaaggcccagtaaataattaaaacttaaataaaactaaaatttaacatgtgaccctggaccacaagtcTTAAGGGTCAGTTTActgaaattgagatttaaacatcaaacacatgaaacaaatatttaaatatctgaaagcttgaataaataataaataatatttccattgatgtatggtttgttatgatctggaatctaagggtgcaaaaaagaaaaaaaaataggtccaaatgaagttcttagcgatgcatattactaattaaaaattaagttttgatatatttaagttAGGactttttacaaaatatcttcatgggacatgatccttacttaatatcctaatgatttttgtcataaaagaaaaacagtaattttgtccCATACAATGTTGTATTGTTGGCTTTTACTACAAATATTCCTGTGCTACTTATGGCTGGTTTTgtcctccagggtcacatatcaaaataaaaacgaatgcaaaatatgaataaaaactataatgtTATGCCATGTGAATGATTAAGGTCCACTGTAGTCATTTAACatctaacaaataaaataaaaacttaaaagtaaatttttttaactCAGGTTTTTTTTCACACCACTCACATCTATTGTCATCGATGTCAGTACATGTGGTAAAACGGTGACAAAGCAAGTAAACCATgacatattaatattaacaaagcCAATCATTTGGCAGGCACACCCATTGCCTAAGTCCTTTTATCTCAACTGACTTTTTCGAGAAAGCCAAGGAACATTATTGTAACCACCTGACTGTGTCACTCCTCTAAATCCAACAGatgaattcatttaaaaagtaGTAACATTTTAGCTGCTTTTAGGCACATTATTAAAAAGGGAATTGAAGGATAAGGATATAAGGCACATAAAAATGACAGATTTTACTAAACTTTTGGTAGaaaacacattttctgaaattTGGTAGAAGCAGAGCTCGAAGAACCGAATATGcaataaatctttgaaaagtcCAGAAGCTGAGAGGCTCCTCACTGTTGAACTAAACCACTTCCTGCTATTCCTCAAAGTAGGTTAATGGTCATGAATTAACTGTGGGTTATTTCTATATTACACGTGACATGTggaaaaagcaattattatacttcAGTATCCTTCGGACCAAAAAGAATGATAAAATACAGCCATCAGATGATTCCAGAATGTTCAAGAGATGACATTAAAGCAGAAGTCTGTGTGTGCAGAATGCAATTTCTCCACCTGCTGGTCAAAGTTGATGTTCTGCACAATGCCACTGCACTATGATagccaaaaaataataaaataaaataaatctatcaaTATGATAACAACACTGGACGATGGCAGCTAGAAAGGAAGTACTTCAGATGAATATACAATATGATATGTGTATGTCTTAGAAGAACTGAACAACACTTTTCAACTGCAGTCACACAGATAAGTTGTCACAATCTTTTAATCTAAGTAACTATTGAGTTTTTCCATTtgtaattttaagtaaaaaaaattatataaaattatttaaaaaaattataatttttaatataaaattatatatatatatgtgtgtgtgcaaatgtcTATTTTCTCCAACTGTGGTTTTATATGTTGGTCTTGTTCTCtcttaaatttgatttatttatttactgcgaATTATGTTCAAAATATCCTTATATTTCAGTATTAGCTGCTGGGGGGAAAACATGAATATATTCAGACAAGagaaaaatttttagattttaagaACAAAGTTACAACTGTCAAAAAAgttgttttatataaatgttttatgcgtcatatttatatacagtttattttttatacagtttCTATTGGCTAAAGTAGttcttgatagatagatagatagatagatagatagatagatggatagatggatagatggatagatagatagatagatagatagatggatagatggatggatggatagacaatATCTACGTATAGATAGCTAGCTTACCCCATATATTGatgcttattatttttgcatATAATTGTGTAAACCCTTGAAAGCTTTTATGAACACAAGACTTAAGCGGACTTTCGAAAATAAATGACTGTTGACTAATATTTACAGTAGCCTacaagtgaataaaaaaaaaagattaaaaaaaatgcgaCAAGCAGCCCTGGCCACCTCAATCATTTTGTTTATACTCACATATTTTGCGTAGCGCTAAACTAACCGTTTTATAATGAGTTTTGACATTACGAGTGTTATTTTCGCGTTTTAATCATATGTTTAAATAAGCGCTTATCGAAAAAGAAAGGGTAAAGGTGTTTACGCCACTACACTAGTTTAACGTAGGATCCGTATTCACCATCCTATTTACGCGCCATGCCTGTTGCGCTCGTTTCCCAGCATGCATCGCGAATTTACATAGCCATCTTGTCGggaggtaatttttttttagatttgctgTTTCCGAAGTCTGGTAACGTTAGTTATAGTTAGCTAAAAACTTTAATTTCAAACCGTTTTCGTGATTGTTTTTTAACTACGCCGGTATCTAGTTGGCGAGTGTGGTGACGTATTAGGCGGCGTTCAAACAAGCCCGTTCAGGATGTGTTTGATTCTCATCTGTAGGTAGAGAAGTGAGAGGCAGCAGGGGGAGTGAACACAACCGAGCTCCGATCGCCAGCATATGAGGATAAACTAATAACCGACACGTCACCTCGCGCACACCGCTCGCAGAGGTTGTGTTCGTCCGCCACGCGCGCGTCGAAAATGCAACAGGAGAGAAGAGGAAGACGGATGACGCACGACCGTCGCGGAAAACTGTGAAATTTGGGGCAACTGTTTGCTGTTTTGTCAAGTCAGCGGCGTCTTTAAGGTGTCTCAAAGAGCTGTTAAGCATGTCTAAGATGCCGGCCAAGAAGAAGAGCTGCTTTCAGATCACGAGTGTGACTCAGGCTCAAGTCGCGGCGAACAGCGTGACCGACGACACTGAGAGCCTGGATGACCCGGATGAGTCCCGGACTGAGGACGTGTCCTCCGAGATCTTTGACACGGGCAGGAATGAGGTATGCGACAGGAGCTCCTCAGAGGAGATTCTGAATAATGTGGGGGACTCAGAGGGCCAGACCCCCCAGAACGGCGGGTTTGTCCCGCGAAACCCCAGTCAGGCCTCTGGGACTCAAACAGTCACTAGTTCAACAAGCGCCACGACTATAACCAGCTGCAGCTCTCGCTTCAGGGTCATTAAGCTTGACCACGGCACCGGAGAGCCCTTCAGGAGGGGCCGGTGGACCTGTATGGAGTTTTACGAAAAAGACCCCGAGGGCTCTGTGATGAGCAGGACTGTGGATAGTATAAGACACACCAATGTGATTGAGCCCGGAGTGGATAGAGACAGCGGCCTCGGGGCCACCGTCGGCTCCATAATGGCTCCTGATGTAAATTCAGACGGGTCGTGTTTCCATCATAATCTAGAACAGCACGGCTTCAGCGTGGCCCTGGGGTCCGGGTCACCGGAGTCCTTTAGTAATAAGCCAGTGCCTCCGTCAGCTCAGCACGAGGGAGGACACCCGGGTGCCCACCTTCAGAAATCTCCCAGCATCCCTCCGTCTCCTCAAGTGCAGCCGCTGCTTTATCAACCCCAGCCTATTACCCACCAACTGCAAAGCCAGCCGGCTCTGGTATCAACCAGTCAGCCTGATTTCGGCCAGCGCAGCCTGCCCATCACAGTCACCCAGACTCTCCCTGGGGTGAGCCTTTCTTCCGGACATGTCCTCAGTCAGGGGTCGTCCCCTCATCCGACGCCAGCCACAGGAGGTGTGCAGGTTCTGGGTACATTAGAAATGTCTGGAGTCCCTGGAGGTGTTCCCTTAGGGAGCGCACCGCTGTCGCCTGTCCCGAATCTGGCGGTGGGGCTGTTGAGCAGTGGTGCCACGATGCCCTCCATTCAGCATCAGCAGCAAATGCTGGCCCAATACCAGGCCTCAGGAGTAATGCACGGTTTATCGACTGCTCTGCAAAGCACTCAGAGCTTTCCCGGAGCACCAGTGACGCTCGCAGTAGGGTCACCCAATGCCTCCGCACACAGCCAGGCTTCCCAGGCTCCCCACAATGGGACAGCAGCAGGAATGGGCCCCAGTGTCTTCAGCCAGATGGATGAGAGTCAGAGGATGTCTGGTGCGTCTGCGCAGGTTCACAGTAAAGACATGATGAAGCCCTTAATCACAGAAGGCCTGCAGTTGCACAGTCCGGCTGTCAACACTTTTTTCGGGATACCCATTCCCATTGATGGGGAGGACGACAGGTGAGGTGCCACTGGTGATCTGAATGATTGCGGGGTCTTCACTCTCATGCAGGGTTCCCACAGTCATAGAAAACTCGTTGGAATGATTATATAGTGGATTTCATTAACTAGAATTTGTTCTGTGCAATCTCTATTGAAagaattaatatataaaactttaaCCATTGATCATGGAATTCGGTCAAAAGGTGTGGGAACCCTAATCTTCTTTTGTCTTGATTTAGTTTAGCTCTagatgatgtatttttttttaaaagcaatacacaCAGGTAAGATTGTTTGATATTaattggaatatttttttttaatgggcaaagtGAAATGTCAACAAATGTAGATGAACAAAAATGTAGCATGCATTTTGAATGATATTCAGCAGCATAAGAGTCATTTGCTGCTTCATCTTGGTAATTTTCCATGCGGTGTTCGTAGCATTAATGTGCAGATCTCTGTGTGTGCCTGCTGTGGTTGTTTTGTGAGGAATGCAGTAACATGATGATTGATGTTTGGTTGTTCTCATGACAGTTGTGACATTTCTTGCTGtttcactaccagtcaaaagtttggacacacccacTCCTTTCTTTATGGATATacatatacatctttttttttttttttgcatgatttgtataactaaagtaatttaaaacaattgaatTATGTGAGGTGCTTAATACACAGAAATGTTGAAGCAACCTCATATAATCTGGTTTCCAGCTCTGGGCTGCGTTTCTGGATAATGATTGGTCTTAGcgcttaagagcgttttctacgagTCATTTTATGaacgttcgttattgtttcacacgtgcatttcccaaaaatgcacttaacaccaTCGCATgaagctgtgctttaagtgctacttaggagtcacTTTCCAtctgtcaagtgctgaaatgttaaTTTATAGAATGACTCGTAATTGCAGTATACGCTGATTTATTTAACTGTTAACCTAATGCTACGTTCCAGAGAGctgttataattttattatataatatttattatataattattattttttttcaaatacagctATTCAAGTCATTTGGtgaatttgttatttatatatatttttttcatattgcaatatatatcgcagaaagaCAGTGTCATGCAGCCCTAGCTTAAGAttcttttgggaaacgcagcgcTGTTCATTATTTTTAGCCATCTTCATGAGTTGCATCCTGCTATTGAAAAAAGATTAAATAGACAAATATGAATCTAAGAACAAATTTAATGACCTTTTGACTGGTCATATCTTCTGATGTTCTTATCAAGTTGTTTACATTTCCACCAAAGTTTAATAGTGATGTTGGATTTTTATTTGTTGGTAATGAAGTTGGAAAATTTGGTTGGAAATTTAGCttaatatatacactactgttcaaaagtttgtggtccgtaaaaggctgcatttatttgatcaaaatacagtaaactgcaatattgtgaaatattattacaatttaaaataactgctttctatttgaatatatttgaccattttcagcatcattcctccagtcgtcagtgtcacatgatcctccagaagtcattctaaaatgctgatttgcagcattttttatttttatcaatggtGAAAACCATTGTGCTGTCAGAATTAGAAAATGAAAAGAGCCATTATGTGAAACattttaacattgtaaatgtatGTCACTTCTGATAAATGTAATAATGCATacttgctgatttttttttttttttaaatttatttaaagaaaaatgcatataaaaagtacaaatattgcTGACCCCAAATTGTTGAAAAGTGTATAAGACAAGTTGTTTTCAAAGTGACGTGAGGTTGCATTTTGATAAGATATGGTTACTGTACTACTATGACAATCTGTCAGAGCCctaaaaacaaacattcaaacaaaaatgtttcttgtttGTTTCCGGATGTCACAAGCATGACAGAAATGGCAGTGACTATAAAATGCTTTCTCAATTGAAAAGCGACAGTGCATATCTGGTGACACAGTTTCAGTTGAGAAGTGTCACTGCTCGTCTTCCTCTTAGATGCTCGACTTTCGGTTCCAGCGTTGCAAGTTGTACACAATATATCATCTTGTTGGCATACTCAAGAGGAAATGGTGAACTGTCAAGAGTTTGAGATGACTCTGTGGCTTTAACTAACTTGGTGCTAGTCTGAAAAAAAGTAGATTGAGCAGGCAGTGGTCGTAAATGCAAGAGCTGGATCTCAGTGCAATTCCGCCTACGTGCCATTCTCAATCGCCCGCCCGGGCTAAAGACGCTTGTCTCTGGTGACACCTTTTGTAGCTGATATGCTGGGGGGCCTGTGATAGTGAAGGCCTATCATGTAGCGAACAGTAGTCCTTCCCCTATCTTTCACTTCTAGAGATAAGGTTGCTTCACTACATggttaaaaacatttattcttttctttcttgATTGCTCTTTTAAAAGACACAGACAGTCATCACACCCTGTTTATGACTCTCTAAAGACATGTTTTTCTCATTATGCATCTTCTTTATGTCTAGGGGCATGAGTGTCCTTGATCATCTGACAGGCGGTTGTTCAGATAACATGAGTGATTTCCTCAAGAAGATGGCACTCCTGTTCAGGAATGACTGAAATATGCCATGCATCTGTCTTTGTTCCCCATCTAGCATCATGAAAGtctttaaaattgtatatttagcAGCCACTGTTTCTTTTGTTGTACAGTgctgtagggctgcatgataaattgcatgcgattaatttaatttgtatcttgtcggtaaagccggttctgtaatcagtggtaaatcAATATCAGCAGCGCGctttcacatagagcagcatttactacacagagccgttgttcactgacaagctgcgcaaaatatGATTCGTGGttttgtgcagcttgtcagtgaacgaCGGCTCTCTAGATTTGTATATTTGGTTTGGAACACGTCGCGGATGTTTTGGTTCACACCTGAAATATTTAATCAGTGCAAATGTAGTTTAATGTTTCTAgcacatttttttcacattagTTTTTTGgggatataatatattttttgtaataattaaaataaggtgtataagtttaaacaacattgttttttttgtttttttaccaaaatcaaatGTAAACCAAACTAAAAATTACACTACTGCTCAAATGTTTgtggtcaataataataataataattataataataataataataataaaaaacatttatccaGCAAGAAaacgttaaattgatcaaaagaagatttttttaaaatacgttttcttttcatcaaagatttCTGAAAGGAATGTTTCCCCCAAAatattaacattgataataataagaaatgtttctttagcactaaatattagactgatttctgaagatcatgtgacaatgaagactggagtaatgatgctgaaaattcagctttggatcacaagaatatatattttttaaatatattaaaataaaaagttactttaaattgtaataatatatatttttttacaacattactgtttttactgtatatttttttatcaaataaatgtggccGTGGTAAACAGAAGAGACTTtactcaaaaacattaaacactcatactgacctcaaacttgaATGGTAATATCAAGTATTTCCATTGTGACATGACAACTTCATTAaagttaaatgcatttattgctACCAATTCTCATTGCAGTTGTATGCATTTGGCCCAATGCAGTAAATTACTGTAATTACTGTTTccctctttaaaaaaataaaaacaacaaaaaaaattactgtgattTGGTGATGAGAAAGCAAGGGGGTAAATGTgcttaatttcaattaaaatgtcacaaagcaaattagaaaataatttttttttgtttcttttgatttGGTTTGTGTGAAATCTGACATAGACCTGTTGTTTGAAATCCACCCAATTAGCTCAACCAACAAAACACTGATTGCATCACGCAGTCATTCACAACACAGACCAGGTCCAAGTCCTGTGGCGTAACAGTTCATAATTACTTCGTCCCATATGTGATGTTTTTTGACATTGTAAGTCTTAGGATTATGAGTCTTAACATCTGAAAGTGTTTTTGATGAATTAGCTCATTGTGCAAGTTGAGATCAGATTGTGCCCCATCTGCTGGTTAGTTTCGGTTTTTGCCTTTTCAGAGAATGATGGTGTATGTTGGCATATAACATCCCCTGACAGATCTCCAGTTATGTAAGCCTGACCAATAGATGACAACGATTAGCTTTAAAAGGTTAAAGCCTTAAGCTGACATTATCTTCAGCTTTCAGGAATAGCGTAGTTTTGTTTCTTgatttaaaacaattgttttgcAGTGAAGTGTCATACATTTGATGCATGCGTCTCAATCTCTCAACAGCAGCACAAGTCACAGTGTACCTTCTCACCCAATCTGTccatctttctctgtctctctctctaatgCCTCTCATACCTGACAGCGTCTTTGTATCTGGCAGGCATTCACTCTTTCTTTTAAAACACGCTTCTCTCAGCACCTGAAGCAGTACATGAGCT contains:
- the LOC132096818 gene encoding TSC22 domain family protein 2-like isoform X2 — encoded protein: MSKMPAKKKSCFQITSVTQAQVAANSVTDDTESLDDPDESRTEDVSSEIFDTGRNEVCDRSSSEEILNNVGDSEGQTPQNGGFVPRNPSQASGTQTVTSSTSATTITSCSSRFRVIKLDHGTGEPFRRGRWTCMEFYEKDPEGSVMSRTVDSIRHTNVIEPGVDRDSGLGATVGSIMAPDVNSDGSCFHHNLEQHGFSVALGSGSPESFSNKPVPPSAQHEGGHPGAHLQKSPSIPPSPQVQPLLYQPQPITHQLQSQPALVSTSQPDFGQRSLPITVTQTLPGVSLSSGHVLSQGSSPHPTPATGGVQVLGTLEMSGVPGGVPLGSAPLSPVPNLAVGLLSSGATMPSIQHQQQMLAQYQASGVMHGLSTALQSTQSFPGAPVTLAVGSPNASAHSQASQAPHNGTAAGMGPSVFSQMDESQRMSGASAQVHSKDMMKPLITEGLQLHSPAVNTFFGIPIPIDGEDDSASGASVVAIDNKIEQAMDLVKSHLMYAVREEVEVLKEQIKELYERNSVLERENAVLKSLANNEQLSQLPVQSSSIAPVPGQPQLQMDSTQSADPPPPQTQPTVTST
- the LOC132096818 gene encoding TSC22 domain family protein 2-like isoform X1, encoding MSKMPAKKKSCFQITSVTQAQVAANSVTDDTESLDDPDESRTEDVSSEIFDTGRNEVCDRSSSEEILNNVGDSEGQTPQNGGFVPRNPSQASGTQTVTSSTSATTITSCSSRFRVIKLDHGTGEPFRRGRWTCMEFYEKDPEGSVMSRTVDSIRHTNVIEPGVDRDSGLGATVGSIMAPDVNSDGSCFHHNLEQHGFSVALGSGSPESFSNKPVPPSAQHEGGHPGAHLQKSPSIPPSPQVQPLLYQPQPITHQLQSQPALVSTSQPDFGQRSLPITVTQTLPGVSLSSGHVLSQGSSPHPTPATGGVQVLGTLEMSGVPGGVPLGSAPLSPVPNLAVGLLSSGATMPSIQHQQQMLAQYQASGVMHGLSTALQSTQSFPGAPVTLAVGSPNASAHSQASQAPHNGTAAGMGPSVFSQMDESQRMSGASAQVHSKDMMKPLITEGLQLHSPAVNTFFGIPIPIDGEDDRNPSTAFFQAFQSASRLKDSKMTCDSASGASVVAIDNKIEQAMDLVKSHLMYAVREEVEVLKEQIKELYERNSVLERENAVLKSLANNEQLSQLPVQSSSIAPVPGQPQLQMDSTQSADPPPPQTQPTVTST